One Rhizoctonia solani chromosome 2, complete sequence DNA segment encodes these proteins:
- a CDS encoding histidine phosphatase family containing protein has protein sequence MSLSVYISPWIEYVLNYDPPWMRGMNPVNYSSLATDCKESKDLEFCDQHEQLGEESSRWHELIVDQCRPIKAFRNALIVGCGILFLSAYAFSESPHHKDHSGQRNGAKLPVLPTYQLDPELISHLGPYGPRRAVSSQISSETPEGCSVSMISILQRHGARYPTGDGEGARIDAALDKLSRVMNTTDPSLEFALGFKYPYVADQMVSLGQRQMYVSGQIIAQKYASLGPKIFVRSTAEERIAESAGWWEQGFKGDPFDVPVSGLPHPAVAMPVSDKFNNTLDVQTCPAAKALNPPLGDTASAEWLTTFAPPITKRLNDRLLGANLTDRDVFSLMNLCGFDSAAKNGTTSPWCGVFSLDEWKSYEYYHDLEKYWSKSYGSTYARSLGAGWVNELLSRLTGTPVQDSTSTNRTLDSSHKTFPIGSCAPRIFADFSSDNNIVTILSSLGILRDSVPLPSAGPIPSHKDQQFVVSRMVPFGGLTLVEKLTCSGPHLNGDHVRIIINDAVVSLDSLPECVGSEKINGLCPLDQFVHSQAYARAGGNFTACFQ, from the exons ATGTCGCTCTCCGTGTATATATCCCCTTGGATTGAATACGTGTTAAACTATGACCCTCCCTGGATGCGTGGCATGAATCCTGTCAATTATTCTTCACTGGCTACCGATTGCAAGGAATCCAAGGACCTTGAGTTCTGTGACCAGCACGAACAACTTGGAGAAGAGTCTTCAAGATGGCATGAGTTGATTG TTGACCAATGTAGACCAATTAAAGCGTTTCGAAACGCACTCATCGTCGGTTGTGGGATCCTCTTTCTTAGTGCATATGCGTTCTCAGAGTCTCCACACCACAAGGACCACTCTGGACAAAGAAACGGGGCGAAACTTCCTGTTTTGCCTACGTATCAGCTTGATCCCGAACTCATAAGCCAT CTTGGTCCATATGGCCCTCGTCGTGCCGTATCGAGTCAAATCTCGTCCGAAACACCCGAAGGATGCAGCGTATCTATGATTAGCATA CTTCAACGACACGGCGCTCGATATCCTACCGGCGACGGAGAAGGCGCACGCATCGACGCAGCACTCGACAAGCTGAGCCGAGTAATGAATACGACTGATCCCTCTCTCGAATTCGCACTTGGCTTCAAGTATCCATATGTCGCGGATCAAATGGTTTCGCTTGGGCAGAGGCA AATGTACGTTTCAGGTCAAATTATTGCCCAAAAGTACGCCTCGCTTGGGCCAAAGATATTCGTCCGCTCCACGGCAGAGGAAAGGATTGCCGAGTCTGCTGGGTGGTGGGAACAAGGGTTCAAAGGCGATCCTTTTGACGTTCCAGTCTCCGGCTTACCCCACCCAGCTGTGGCAATGCCTGTTAGCGAT AAATTCAACAATACTCTCGACGTCCAGACCTGCCCAGCAGCTAAAGCGCTAAACCCTCCTCTCGGGGATACTGCCAGTGCTGAATGGCTCACTACTTTCGCACCCCCAATTACAAAACGACTCAATGACCGGCTACTAGGCGCGAATCTAACCGATCGTGATGTTTTTAGCTTGATGAACTTGTGTGGATTCGATTCGGCTGCCAAGAACGGCACTACGAGTCCATGGTGCGGGGTTTTCAGTCTGGACGAATGGAAGAGCTATGAATACTATCATGATTTGGAG AAATATTGGTCCAAGTCGTACGGCTCAACCTATGCTCGCTCTCTTGGTGCCGGTTGGGTCAACGAACTACTATCCCGCCTAACCGGTACACCCGTTCAAGACTCGACATCCACGAACCGCACCCTAGACTCGAGTCACAAAACCTTCCCCATTGGCTCATGCGCTCCACGAATT TTTGCCGACTTCTCAAGCGATAATAACATCGTGACCATCTTGTCTTCGCTCGGAATCCTCAGGGATTCTGTTCCACTTCCGTCGGCTGGACCAATTCCTTCGCACAAAGATCAACAATTCGTGGTATCCAGGATGGTTCCTTTTGGAGGATTGACACTGGTTGAAAAGCTCACCTGCTCGGGACCCCACTTAAACGGAGATCATGTCCGTATCATCATCAACGATGCGGTAGTTTCGCTGGATAGCCTCCCAGAGTGCGTGGGATCAGAAAAAATCAACGGTCTATGCCCGTTGGATCAATTTGTGCACAGCCAAGCATATGCTCGGGCAGGTGGAAACTTTACAGCTTGCTTCCAATAG
- a CDS encoding histidine phosphatase family containing protein produces the protein MAASYIRTFPEPVAKQSVGYLESCGGREETNSTWRRLRRKMGVRNVLILGGVLSVVVYVHSEPLALINPIARANSQLPVLPNYQLDANIAHYLGPYGPRYTVPSKISSEIPKGCSVTMINILQRHGARYPTKGSGAGIDASLTKLKGVAAISEPSLKFISTFNYTYVADQLNDFGRKQSYISGQIIATKYASLGTAKFVRAAQKDRIVESARWWKQGFQGGSFDVPITSLPQPDVSIIISDTSNNTLNVQTCVTAEAIDPAPGDIASGDWLGRFAPPVTKRLNQLLPGAGLNDNDTINLMSLCGFDTAARNGSASPWCGAFDQSVWRNNEYYYDLEKYYSKSYGSPYARSQGAGWVNELLSRLTNTPVEDYTTTNSTLDSNPATFPIGSSAPRIFADFSSDNNIAMILSALGILRDAKPLPPSGPIPSSSTQQFVVSKLVPFAGSTVVEKLSCPALPAKEYVRIIINDAVIPLTGLAPCGKQGATEGLCALDKFVESQAYAKAGGNWTTCLA, from the exons ATGGCAGCGAGCTATATTCGGACCTTCCCAGAACCCGTTGCGAAGCAGTCGGTCGGGTACTTGGAATCATGCGGAGGGCGGGAAGAAACAAATT CCACCTGGAGACGATTACGTCGGAAAATGGGTGTCAGAAACGTTTTAATTCTTGGCGGAGTGTTGTCTGTGGTGGTATATGTTCACTCTGAGCCGTTGGCCTTGATAAATCCCATTGCGAGGGCCAATTCCCAGTTGCCCGTGCTGCCAAATTATCAACTTGATGCCAACATAGCCCATTAT CTTGGCCCATATGGCCCCCGTTACACCGTCCCTAGCAAAATCTCTTCCGAGATACCAAAGGGCTGTAGTGTGACTATGATCAATATT TTACAACGTCATGGCGCCCGTTACCCCACCAAAGGCAGTGGAGCAGGTATCGATGCATCATTGACAAAGCTTAAAGGTGTAGCGGCTATTTCCGAGCCTTCACTTAAATTCATATCAACGTTTAACTATACCTACGTCGCGGACCAACTCAACGATTTCGGCCGTAAGCA ATCCTACATCTCAGGGCAAATAATCGCAACGAAATACGCCTCGCTTGGAACTGCAAAATTCGTCCGGGCCGCCCAAAAGGACCGAATTGTCGAGTCTGCCAGGTGGTGGAAACAAGGTTTCCAAGGTGGATCATTTGACGTGCCGATCACTAGTCTTCCTCAACCCGATGTGTCGATCATTATAAGCGAC ACGAGCAATAACACCCTCAATGTGCAGACCTGCGTCACTGCTGAGGCTATTGACCCTGCTCCAGGTGATATTGCAAGCGGAGATTGGTTGGGCAGGTTCGCACCTCCGGTTACGAAGCGACTCAATCAGCTATTACCTGGCGCCGGGTTGAACGACAATGATACTATCAATTTGATGAGCTTGTGTGGATTCGATACCGCCGCAAGGAATGGGAGCGCAAGCCCATGGTGCGGTGCGTTTGATCAGAGTGTCTGGAGGAATAACGAATATTACTATGACCTTGAG AAATATTACTCCAAATCGTACGGGTCACCGTATGCTAGGTCTCAAGGCGCGGGATGGGTCAATGAACTTCTATCCCGCCTGACCAACACACCCGTAGAAGATTATACAACCACCAACAGCACTCTTGACTCGAACCCCGCAACCTTCCCCATCGGATCTTCTGCTCCTCGAATT TTTGCTGATTTTTCGAGCGACAATAACATTGCTATGATCCTCTCTGCGCTTGGTATTCTCCGTGATGCCAAGCCCCTTCCTCCATCAGGACCAATCCCATCATCTTCAACTCAGCAATTCGTCGTCTCGAAATTGGTCCCATTTGCCGGATCAACGGTCGTTGAAAAGCTATCGTGCCCCGCTCTCCCAGCCAAAGAATATGTCCGCATTATTATCAACGATGCGGTCATTCCTCTCACTGGACTCGCGCCATGTGGAAAGCAAGGAGCCACCGAAGGCCTGTGTGCTCTAGATAAGTTTGTGGAAAGCCAAGCATACGCGAAGGCCGGCGGGAATTGGACTACTTGTTTAGCATAG
- a CDS encoding chitin deacetylase, with protein MFAHTAVTLLLSLTAAGSAHGHSTQGYSHAIRQDPHAIPPLAEITAGMPIEPAVPLSATPTAGSPAVISGAPNLPPIPDMSSYPPGGQMIPTDSPEVKEWLAEIAASGVVIPNTTPYKPLPDDAVGQTLCSLNPEATTAGGADGTCWWSCSSCTRDTDVVTCPDKLAWGLTFDDGPSPYTPKVLNYLAEKNLKASFYVIGANVVNHPEILQATYLAGHEIASHTWTHPQLTTLTNEQIVAELGWTRKVIQAVLGVTPRYFRPPYGDCDDRVRAIAKGLGMTPVIWTQGFDTDDWSVNSGGVATELMNGYSKMLETLPTLNNGVISLQHDWYQATVDLAVGHFLPAALSHNPAPNFQSVIECQHQPLGMSYVETSGSGTPAGPANNATTTPAPSAPASSTTVASGPTTGASKPTTTGTPSSTASGTSVNSTSANGAVTTRGAMSRLFAVAIAVVVGVLA; from the exons ATGTTCGCCCACACGGCAGTCACTCTCTTGCTATCTCTTACAGCCGCAGGAAGCGCGCATGGTCACTCTACCCAAGGATATTCGCATGCTATCCGCCAAGACCCACACGCTATCCCACCTCTCGCGGAGATTACTGCAGGAATGCCCATCGAACCTGCTGTACCACTCTCAGCGACTCCCACAGCTGGCTCGCCTGCCGTAATTTCTGGCGCTCCCAATCTCCCTCCGA TTCCCGACATGTCGTCGTATCCTCCAGGTGGACAAATGATTCCGACCGATTCTCCCGAAGTCAAGGAATGGCTGGCCGAGATCGCCGCCTCGGGTGTCGTCATTCCCAATACCACGCCCTACAAGCCTCTTCCGGACGATGCTGTAGGACAAACACTCTGCTCTCTCAACCCAGAGGCCACCACTGCCGGAGGAGCCGATGGGACCTGCTGGTGGAGTTGTTCGAGCTGCACTCGCGACACGGATGTTGTCACTTGCCCCGATAAACTGGCCTGGGGGTTGAC TTTTGACGATGGTCCTTCGCCTTAC ACTCCCAAGGTTCTGAACTACCTCGCAGAAAAGAACCTCAAGGCCAGCTTCTATGTTATCGGCGCTAACGTCGTGAACCACCCGGAAATCCTACAAGCGACCTATCTTGCAGGACACGAG ATTGCTAGCCATACCTG GACCCATCCCCAACTTACTACGCTTACCAACGAACAAATCGTTGCCGAGCTCGGCTGGACTCGCAAGGTTATCCAGGCTGTTCTCGGAGTTACTCCACGATACTTCCGTCCTCCTTATGGCGATTGCG ACGATCGTGTGCGCGCTATTGCCAAGGGACTCGGCATGACTCCCGTCATCTGGACCCAAGGATTCGATACTGATG ACTGGTCGGTCAACTCGGGAGGCGTGGCCACTGAGCTCATGAACGGGTACAGCAAGATGCTCGAGACCCTGCCTACGCTCAACAATGGAGTGATCAGTCTTCAACACGACTGGTACCAAGCCACCGTCGATCTTGCTGTCGGACACTTTTTGCCTGCTGC CTTGTCGCACAACCCGGCCCCCAACTTCCAGTCTGTCATTGAGTGCCAGCACCAACCCCTGGGCATGTCATACGTCGAGACTAGCGGATCAGGTACCCCAGCCGGCCCGGCTAATAACGCCACCACAACTCCGGCACCCTCTGCTCCTGCTAGTAGTACTACTGTAGCATCGGGTCCTACTACCGGCGCCAGCAAGCCCACCACGACCGGAACCCCATCGAGCACCGCTTCTGGGACTTCGGTTAATAGTACATCAGCCAATGGTGCCGTGACGACGCGTGGTGCCATGTCCAGATTATTTGCCGTCGCCATAGCTGTTGTGGTAGGTGTCTTGGCTTAA
- a CDS encoding DNA replication regulator SLD3, which translates to MASVSASLAPINVSFDDPSPVLWPSTYTLSGIGDYPFGPPQDDSIEAYVERRYLECLWMPEILEPLASLVPALQRVVPPSDWTPATGPHPLHAFLDEHLLNLVDIHKKYRKTIPALLEKEGDAQDAEEACIFYAWSHAQPSDESVNEEKWGKEWLHEAEKREILVQILLRMLKLTLPSPPVPKRKRSKDKIESKGTSYEEVISGLEMLIDRIGIIRQTATSSLKMDQEKAMGKADNHERDWAAVFCEDVLKPLFEESLPDQYETLRYHCMPPPSRDPSPTPSDASIIDLTHSQPNSQSQSQSQSQLQIQQPARSLSRATSISSRIGSFTARSLSRASTSQSRSRSGSVELDPDARARSRSRSVSFATRSAGGIRAPVKAGLKPKGGKVKPKQPSAAPSMGPSKPSRTSVPTAESQSQQTQSKVLVAETPQKPSRTMSREVSIGGSSFMQRLQGQSMGRKVSLDKSAFEEFMVSSPERLGSSDFDFGDLALETPRK; encoded by the exons ATGGCCAGCGTATCAGCGTCACTCGCGCCGATAAATGTGTCATTTGATGACCCAAGCCCAGTGCTATGGCCGTCCACCTATACACTCTCTGGAATCGGTGATTACCCCTTCGG ACCACCTCAGGACGATTCAATAGAAGCCTATGTCGAACGACGTTATCTCGAATGTCTCTGGATGCCTGAAATTCTAGAACCTCTAGCGTCTCTTGTGCCTGCCTTGCAACGCGTAGTGCCTCCAAGCGACTGGACACCCGCAACTGGTCCCCATCCCCTACATGCCTTTTTAGACGAACATTTGTTGAATTTGGTCGACATTCACAAGAAGTACAGGAAGACTATACCAGCTCTACTTGAAAAAGAAGGAGACGCACAGGATGCTGAAGAAGCCTGCATCTTTTACGCCTGGTCACATGCACAACCTTCAGACGAATCTGTCAATGAGGAGAAATGGGGGAAGGAGTGGTTGCATGAAGCAGAGAAGCGAGA GATTCTCGTGCAAATCCTCCTTCGAATGCTAAAACTCACTCTTCCATCACCCCCTGTTCCAAAACGCAAACGAAGCAAGGACAAAATTGAATCGAAAGGAACCTCTTACGAAGAGGTGATATCAGGACTGGAAATGCTAATTGATCGAATAGGCATCATCCGTCAAACGGCGACTTCGTCACTAAAGATGGACCAGGAAAAAGCGATGGGCAAGGCGGATAATCACGAAAGAGACTGGGCAGCTGTATTTTGCGAGGATGTGCTCAAGCCTTT GTTCGAAGAATCCCTTCCAGATCAATATGAAACGCTGAGATACCACTGTATGCCACCACCCTCGCGAGACCCGTCTCCCACCCCATCCGACGCATCTATAATCGACCTAACCCATTCTCAACCCAACTCTCAGTCTCAGTCACAATCACAATCTCAACTACAGATCCAACAACCAGCCCGAAGTCTGTCCCGGGCAACCTCAATCTCATCCCGCATCGGATCCTTCACCGCCCGGTCCCTCTCTCGCGCTTCGACAAGCCAAAGCAGAAGTAGAAGTGGATCTGTTGAACTCGATCCTGATGCGCGAGCACGAAGCAGGAGTCGCAGTGTTTCGTTTGCTACCAGGAGTGCAGGAGGAATCCGAGCGCCTGTTAAAGCTGGCCTGAAACCAAAGGGAGGGAAGGTCAAGCCGAAGCAACCGAGCGCTGCGCCAAGTATGGGACCTAGTAAACCTT CGCGAACATCTGTACCTACGGCCGAATCCCAATCCCAACAAACCCAGTCTAAAGTTCTTGTTGCTGAAACGCCCCAAAAGCCATCGCGCACAATGAGTCGTGAGGTATCGATTGGCGGGTCGTCCTTTATGCAGCGTCTGCAGGGTCAAAGTATGGGAAGAAAGGTGTCGTTGGACAAGTCAGCGTTTGAAGAATTTATGGTATCCTCACCTGAGCGATTGGGTAGTAGCGATTTTGATTTTGGGGACTTGGCTTTGGAGACTCCGAGGAAGTAA